One part of the Sphingopyxis sp. TUF1 genome encodes these proteins:
- a CDS encoding M16 family metallopeptidase, protein MARFHHFAVALALSTSLVAAAPALAKAAAPAPTAALVKAVDIPYEAFTLDNGLRVIVHEDRKAPVVAVSVWYRVGSKHEPKGKTGFAHLFEHLMFNGSENAPDDFFEPLRQVGATDFNGTTFLDRTNYFETVPTGALDLALFLESDRMGHLLGAVTQEKLDNQRGVVQNEKRQGDNNPYGLLRYEIFENLFPKGHPYHHSTIGSMDDLNSASLGDVKTWFTDNYGPNNAVLVLAGDIDVATARAKVGQWFGDIPRGPEIKAPPVSVPTLPAPLAKEVKDMIPTTRIYRMWTMPGLNDAESVPLQMAMTVLGGLSSSRLDNALVRKDPIAVSVSAGASPFEDAGIVLVQADVKAGVDPAHVAKRLDEEIAAFLASGPTADELQRATASYLGGAISQLESVGGFGGKAVTLAEGALYSNNPAYYKVELDRLAKATPEQVRDAARKWLSRPAFALTYTPGERTEGGENRGGAIVAAKDAAPVQPDRYWNPALGDVGPDSGMGAATSIADRSQFPDVSGLKALEFPDIERTKLKNGIEVVFARRDAVPTVNVQVSFDAGYAADPRSALGTQSLMLSLMDEGTKSLDSIAFAEAKERLGAQTYGYADADETALGLFALKPNLRASLALLADYVRNPAFDAKELERVRAQQLNRLKAELNEPRSIAQRVLMPALYGTEHPYGIPPSGLGNAPAVTAATRDQLAAFHSAWIRPDNARIFVVGDTTLAEVKKELDATFGNWKAPATPKPTKHFEIAVPTPQPRILLVDRPKSPQSVILAGKVLDVKGGDELEVLRAANDIFGGNFLSRFNMNLRETKGWSYGVRTSVTGEKDRVSWIASAPVQADRTGDSIKELQSDLKAFLGDKGVTKDELQRTVNGSVRELPGSFETSSDVLGGLRAIAKFDRPDDYYEKLPASYEAMTPEAVDAAARKALSTDNLVYVVVGDAAVVKPQLDGLGLPVETVSPAN, encoded by the coding sequence ATGGCTCGCTTTCACCATTTCGCTGTCGCCCTCGCTTTGTCGACCTCGCTCGTCGCTGCCGCGCCGGCGCTCGCCAAGGCCGCCGCGCCCGCGCCGACCGCCGCGCTCGTCAAGGCGGTCGATATTCCGTATGAGGCCTTCACGCTCGACAACGGGCTGCGCGTCATCGTGCACGAGGATCGCAAGGCGCCCGTCGTCGCGGTGTCGGTGTGGTACCGCGTCGGGTCGAAGCATGAACCCAAGGGCAAGACGGGCTTTGCGCATCTGTTCGAACATCTGATGTTCAACGGGTCGGAAAACGCTCCCGACGATTTCTTCGAGCCGCTGCGGCAGGTCGGTGCGACCGATTTCAACGGTACGACCTTCCTCGACCGCACCAATTATTTTGAAACGGTGCCGACGGGCGCGCTCGACCTCGCGCTCTTCCTCGAAAGCGACCGCATGGGGCATTTGCTCGGCGCGGTGACGCAGGAAAAGCTCGATAACCAGCGCGGCGTCGTCCAGAATGAAAAGCGTCAGGGCGACAACAATCCCTATGGCCTGCTGCGCTACGAGATCTTCGAAAATCTCTTCCCCAAGGGACATCCTTATCATCACAGCACCATCGGTTCGATGGACGACCTCAATTCGGCGAGCCTTGGTGATGTGAAGACGTGGTTCACCGACAATTATGGTCCGAACAATGCCGTGCTGGTGCTGGCGGGCGACATCGACGTGGCGACCGCCAGGGCCAAGGTGGGCCAGTGGTTCGGCGACATTCCGCGCGGTCCCGAGATCAAGGCGCCCCCGGTATCGGTGCCGACGCTGCCCGCGCCGCTCGCCAAAGAGGTCAAGGACATGATCCCGACCACGCGCATCTATCGCATGTGGACGATGCCGGGGCTGAACGATGCCGAATCCGTTCCGCTCCAGATGGCGATGACGGTTCTCGGCGGACTGTCGTCGTCGCGGCTCGACAATGCGCTGGTGCGCAAGGATCCGATCGCGGTCAGCGTCTCGGCCGGCGCCTCGCCGTTCGAAGATGCGGGCATCGTCTTGGTCCAAGCCGACGTCAAGGCGGGCGTCGACCCCGCGCATGTCGCAAAACGCCTCGACGAAGAAATCGCCGCGTTCCTTGCGAGCGGCCCAACCGCCGACGAATTGCAGCGTGCGACCGCGAGCTATCTTGGCGGCGCGATCTCGCAGCTCGAATCGGTCGGCGGGTTCGGCGGCAAGGCGGTGACGCTGGCCGAGGGCGCGCTCTATTCGAACAATCCCGCTTATTACAAGGTTGAGCTCGACCGGCTGGCCAAGGCGACGCCCGAACAGGTGCGCGATGCCGCGCGCAAATGGCTGTCGCGCCCGGCCTTTGCGCTGACCTACACCCCCGGCGAGCGCACCGAGGGCGGCGAGAACCGCGGCGGTGCCATCGTTGCTGCGAAGGATGCCGCCCCGGTCCAGCCCGACCGTTACTGGAACCCCGCGCTGGGCGACGTTGGCCCCGACAGCGGCATGGGGGCCGCGACGTCGATCGCCGATCGCTCGCAATTCCCCGACGTTTCGGGGCTCAAGGCGCTCGAATTTCCCGACATTGAGCGCACGAAGCTCAAAAATGGCATCGAAGTCGTCTTTGCGCGGCGCGACGCCGTGCCGACGGTCAATGTTCAGGTGAGCTTCGACGCCGGCTATGCCGCTGACCCGCGCAGTGCGCTCGGCACGCAGTCGCTGATGCTCAGCCTGATGGACGAAGGCACGAAGAGCCTCGATTCGATTGCCTTTGCCGAAGCGAAGGAGCGGCTGGGTGCGCAGACCTATGGCTATGCCGACGCCGATGAAACCGCGCTCGGCCTGTTCGCGCTCAAGCCGAACCTCCGCGCGTCGCTGGCGCTGCTCGCCGATTATGTGCGCAACCCCGCGTTCGATGCCAAGGAACTGGAGCGCGTGCGCGCGCAGCAGCTCAACCGGCTGAAGGCCGAACTCAACGAACCGCGCTCGATCGCGCAGCGCGTGCTGATGCCGGCGCTTTATGGCACCGAGCACCCCTATGGCATCCCGCCCTCAGGCCTTGGCAACGCCCCAGCCGTGACCGCGGCAACGCGCGACCAGCTTGCAGCCTTCCATTCCGCATGGATTCGCCCGGACAATGCGCGAATCTTCGTCGTCGGCGACACGACGCTGGCCGAGGTGAAGAAGGAACTCGACGCGACATTCGGCAACTGGAAGGCGCCGGCGACGCCGAAGCCGACCAAGCATTTCGAAATTGCCGTGCCCACGCCGCAGCCCCGAATCCTGCTCGTCGACCGGCCCAAATCGCCGCAGTCGGTGATCCTTGCGGGCAAGGTGCTCGACGTCAAAGGCGGCGACGAATTGGAGGTGCTGCGCGCCGCCAATGATATTTTCGGCGGCAATTTCCTGTCGCGGTTCAACATGAATCTGCGCGAGACGAAGGGCTGGTCCTATGGCGTGCGCACGAGCGTGACTGGCGAAAAGGACCGGGTGAGCTGGATTGCGTCGGCGCCGGTGCAGGCCGACCGCACCGGCGATTCGATCAAGGAGCTGCAAAGCGACCTCAAGGCCTTCCTTGGCGACAAGGGCGTGACCAAGGACGAATTGCAGCGCACGGTGAACGGCAGCGTCCGCGAACTGCCGGGCAGTTTCGAAACGTCAAGCGACGTGCTCGGCGGGCTCCGCGCGATCGCCAAATTCGATCGGCCGGACGATTATTATGAGAAGCTGCCCGCGAGCTATGAGGCGATGACGCCCGAAGCTGTCGATGCAGCGGCGCGGAAGGCGCTCAGCACCGACAATCTCGTCTATGTCGTCGTCGGTGACGCCGCAGTGGTGAAACCGCAGCTTGACGGATTGGGGCTGCCGGTGGAAACGGTGTCTCCCGCTAACTAA
- a CDS encoding multidrug effflux MFS transporter, with protein sequence MHKPTDSSQRSLPGDREMVVMMAMVMALNALAIDSMLPALPAIGEGLGVGVANDRQYVISVYLFGIGFGSLIYGPLSDRFGRKGVLVPALFAYLALSIGCGLATSFEILLALRFIHGLVSAALGVIVVAVIRDLFAGDAMAKRLSLIFLVFMIVPIIAPTLGAGVAAVAGWRAIFIVLAAMSIVMLVWLRRLPETLDPADVRPLDLKTMAAGWATVTRHRRAAGYMIASGTMQGALYGYLNSSEQIIGEVFNARSLFPLIFACVAVGIAIANFSNAAIVERFGARRVSQSAVFAFMATSILQIVAALSGAETLWMFTLLMMVNVGLVGFIGSNFGSIAMEDFGHMAGVASSYQSFAKTLLAATVGAIIGQQYDGTTLPIAYAFLICAIVGLALVLWAERGKLFTRPRTAPKNPF encoded by the coding sequence ATGCACAAACCGACCGACTCTTCGCAGCGGAGCCTTCCCGGCGACCGTGAAATGGTTGTGATGATGGCGATGGTGATGGCGCTCAACGCGCTCGCCATCGACTCGATGTTGCCCGCGCTTCCGGCGATCGGCGAGGGGCTGGGCGTCGGCGTCGCCAACGACCGGCAATATGTCATTTCGGTCTATCTGTTCGGCATCGGCTTCGGGTCGCTGATTTATGGTCCGCTGTCCGACCGTTTCGGGCGCAAGGGCGTTCTGGTGCCTGCGCTGTTCGCCTATCTCGCGCTGTCGATCGGTTGCGGCCTTGCAACAAGTTTTGAAATATTGCTCGCGCTGCGCTTCATTCACGGATTGGTCAGCGCGGCGCTTGGCGTAATCGTCGTCGCAGTGATCCGCGACCTGTTCGCGGGCGATGCGATGGCCAAACGGCTGTCGCTGATCTTCCTCGTTTTCATGATCGTGCCGATCATCGCGCCGACGCTCGGCGCCGGTGTCGCCGCGGTAGCGGGCTGGCGCGCGATTTTCATCGTGCTTGCGGCGATGTCGATCGTGATGCTGGTCTGGCTCCGCCGCCTGCCCGAAACGCTCGACCCCGCCGACGTGCGCCCGCTCGATCTGAAGACGATGGCGGCCGGCTGGGCAACGGTAACGCGGCATCGCCGCGCGGCGGGCTATATGATCGCATCGGGCACGATGCAGGGCGCGCTCTATGGCTATCTGAACAGCAGCGAACAGATCATCGGTGAGGTATTCAATGCGCGCAGCCTGTTCCCGCTGATCTTTGCCTGCGTCGCGGTCGGCATTGCGATTGCGAATTTTTCGAACGCCGCAATTGTTGAGCGTTTCGGCGCGCGGCGCGTGTCGCAGTCGGCGGTCTTCGCCTTCATGGCGACCTCGATTCTTCAGATCGTCGCCGCGCTGAGCGGCGCCGAGACCTTGTGGATGTTCACGCTGCTGATGATGGTCAACGTCGGCCTAGTCGGTTTTATCGGCAGCAATTTCGGATCGATCGCGATGGAAGATTTCGGCCATATGGCTGGCGTCGCATCCTCCTACCAAAGCTTTGCCAAGACCCTGCTCGCAGCGACCGTCGGGGCGATCATCGGCCAGCAATATGATGGCACGACGCTGCCGATTGCCTATGCCTTTCTGATCTGCGCGATCGTTGGCCTCGCCCTCGTCTTGTGGGCCGAGCGCGGAAAGCTGTTTACCCGGCCGAGAACGGCGCCCAAAAACCCTTTCTGA
- the pbpC gene encoding penicillin-binding protein 1C — MPAANTVQPLVRRFSRPPSRRWPHALAWAALAALILTTIAHLATKPPPMPAYAAVRADWQPSEAWLYDRDGRLLDSERVDFQRRRLAWVPLKDISPAVRTAVVRAEDRRFWSHGGVDWLAAASAIRARLTSDATGNRSRGASTLAMQLAAYLDPTLAQPGQRGWRAKLRQMRAARHLADAWTHEQMLEAYLNLVPLRGEAQGIGAGAASLFGKAPAELNRTDAALFAGLLPSPGAGADALARRACRIAAASDCTAIRAAAATLVSGEHAARADPGLAPHLAVRLLDKPGKRVATTIDRRIQAAAIVALRRQLAGLGSDRVRDGAVVVLDNESGEVLAYVGGVGLQSTASQVDGANARRQAGSTLKPHLYAQVIEHGWLTAASILDDSPVQLDTASGLYVPKNYDRSFKGPVSVRHALAASLNVPAVRALVIDDVQQFRDRLWALGYHGLVEDGEYYGYSLALGSAEVSLVEQANAFRTFANMGKWSPVTFDAARHLRQHPPRRIVSPAAAFIVGDILADASARTDAFGADSALRLPFWAAAKTGTSKGMRDNWCIGWSDRFTVAVWVGNLEGDSMRAVSGTSGAAPVWRDVMLALHADNPGKAPTMPDGVEARRIALPGTREPPRREYFLAGTAQNEMATAPAVARRPRITSPVSGSVYALDPDIPIDRQRLAVAVSGSVAGHRLILDKKPLGDADSGQQIVPRPGTHMLALVDPGGRMIDRVRFTVR; from the coding sequence ATGCCTGCCGCCAACACGGTACAGCCGCTCGTTCGCCGGTTTTCCCGACCTCCTTCCCGCCGCTGGCCCCACGCGCTCGCATGGGCCGCGCTCGCCGCGCTCATCCTCACCACCATCGCGCACCTCGCCACCAAACCGCCACCCATGCCCGCCTACGCCGCCGTCCGCGCCGACTGGCAGCCCAGCGAAGCCTGGCTCTACGACCGCGACGGCCGCCTCCTCGACAGCGAACGCGTCGATTTTCAGCGCCGCCGCCTCGCCTGGGTGCCGCTCAAAGACATCAGCCCCGCCGTCCGCACCGCCGTCGTTCGCGCCGAAGATCGCCGCTTCTGGTCGCACGGCGGCGTCGACTGGCTCGCGGCCGCGAGCGCGATCCGCGCGCGGCTGACCAGCGACGCGACCGGAAATCGCTCGCGCGGCGCCTCGACGCTCGCGATGCAGCTCGCCGCCTATCTCGACCCCACCCTTGCACAGCCGGGGCAGCGCGGCTGGCGCGCCAAGCTCCGTCAGATGCGCGCGGCGCGGCACCTCGCCGATGCGTGGACGCACGAGCAGATGCTCGAGGCCTATCTGAACCTCGTCCCCCTGCGCGGTGAAGCACAAGGCATCGGCGCGGGCGCGGCGAGCCTGTTCGGCAAGGCGCCCGCCGAGCTGAACCGCACCGATGCCGCGCTCTTCGCGGGTCTCCTCCCCAGCCCCGGCGCGGGCGCCGACGCGCTCGCCCGCCGCGCGTGCCGCATCGCGGCGGCCAGCGACTGCACCGCGATCCGCGCCGCCGCCGCGACTTTGGTATCGGGCGAGCACGCCGCGCGCGCCGACCCCGGCCTCGCGCCGCACCTTGCCGTCCGCCTGCTCGACAAACCCGGCAAGCGCGTCGCCACCACGATCGACCGCCGCATCCAGGCCGCGGCGATCGTCGCGCTGCGGCGCCAGCTCGCCGGGCTCGGTTCGGACCGCGTCCGCGACGGCGCGGTCGTCGTGCTCGACAATGAAAGCGGCGAGGTGCTCGCCTATGTCGGCGGCGTCGGACTCCAATCGACCGCGTCACAAGTCGACGGCGCCAATGCGCGGCGGCAGGCCGGATCGACCCTGAAGCCGCACCTCTATGCGCAGGTGATCGAACATGGCTGGCTCACCGCCGCGTCGATCCTCGACGACAGCCCGGTTCAGCTCGACACCGCCTCGGGCCTCTACGTCCCCAAAAATTACGACCGCAGCTTCAAGGGGCCGGTCAGCGTCCGCCACGCGCTAGCCGCCTCGCTCAACGTCCCCGCGGTCCGCGCGCTCGTCATCGACGACGTCCAGCAGTTCCGCGACCGCCTCTGGGCCTTGGGCTATCACGGCCTTGTCGAGGATGGCGAATATTATGGATACTCTCTGGCGCTCGGATCGGCCGAAGTTTCCTTGGTCGAACAAGCTAACGCCTTCAGAACATTCGCCAATATGGGAAAGTGGTCGCCGGTGACCTTCGACGCTGCGCGGCACCTTCGCCAACATCCGCCGCGCCGGATCGTCAGCCCCGCCGCCGCCTTCATCGTCGGCGACATCCTCGCCGACGCGTCCGCGCGCACCGACGCGTTCGGCGCCGACAGCGCCCTCCGCCTCCCCTTCTGGGCCGCCGCCAAGACGGGCACCTCGAAAGGCATGCGCGACAATTGGTGCATCGGCTGGTCCGACCGCTTCACCGTTGCGGTATGGGTCGGAAATCTGGAGGGCGATTCGATGCGCGCAGTCTCCGGCACCTCGGGCGCCGCGCCCGTCTGGCGCGACGTGATGCTCGCGCTTCATGCGGATAATCCGGGCAAAGCTCCGACCATGCCCGATGGCGTCGAAGCCCGCCGCATCGCCCTCCCCGGCACTCGCGAACCGCCGCGCCGCGAATATTTCCTTGCTGGCACCGCACAGAATGAAATGGCCACCGCGCCCGCCGTCGCGCGCCGACCGCGCATCACCAGCCCCGTCAGCGGCAGCGTCTATGCACTCGACCCCGACATTCCGATCGACCGCCAGCGGCTCGCGGTGGCGGTGAGCGGATCGGTCGCGGGACACCGGCTGATTCTTGATAAAAAACCGCTCGGCGACGCCGATTCAGGACAGCAGATCGTGCCGCGGCCGGGCACGCATATGCTCGCGCTTGTTGATCCGGGCGGCCGAATGATTGACCGAGTGCGCTTTACGGTACGGTAA
- a CDS encoding amino acid permease, translated as MLFDRVKPLDAILATAEKKSLTRTLGAFQLTMLGIGAVIGTGIFVLTAEAAQKAGPGMMISFIIAGFVCAFAALCYAEMASMVPVSGSAYTYSYAVMGELIAWMVGWALILEYAVAAGAVSVGWSGYVVGLIEHSFGLDIPAKYVLGPFDGGMINLPAMFIAGLVTFLLVIGTRESATVNAILVVIKVAALTLFIILALPVMQMENFEPFAPLGIGGIGAAAASIFFAYVGFDAVSTAAEETKNPQRNMPIGLIGSLAICTIFYLLVAAGVIGTVGAQPVGIDAAAGHALEPGSRELAAACGAIGDQAVVCSKEALAWTLREIGWPQIGNLIGLAAGLALPSVILMMMFGQTRIFFVMSRDGLLPQAFSKIHPKFNTPHVITIITGIAVALFAAFFPVGQLANISNSGTLFAFAAVSIAVMVIRRTDPGRHRPFRTPMIYITAPIAIIGCLYLFFNLDQKSINLFLIWAAIGLVVYFVYSRKRSHVGQGRVEVHEDDADAPPPPVPPAPSFH; from the coding sequence ATGCTATTTGACCGCGTAAAGCCGTTGGATGCCATTTTGGCGACGGCGGAAAAAAAGTCGCTTACGCGCACGCTCGGCGCATTCCAGTTGACGATGCTGGGCATAGGTGCCGTGATCGGAACCGGGATTTTCGTCCTGACGGCAGAGGCGGCGCAAAAAGCTGGCCCGGGCATGATGATCAGCTTCATTATCGCCGGTTTCGTCTGCGCTTTCGCCGCGCTCTGCTATGCCGAAATGGCGTCGATGGTTCCCGTTTCGGGTTCGGCCTATACCTATAGCTATGCCGTAATGGGCGAATTGATCGCCTGGATGGTCGGCTGGGCGCTGATCCTCGAATATGCGGTTGCGGCCGGGGCAGTTTCGGTCGGATGGTCGGGCTATGTCGTCGGCCTGATCGAGCATAGTTTCGGTCTGGACATACCGGCCAAATATGTTCTCGGCCCGTTCGACGGCGGCATGATCAACCTGCCCGCAATGTTCATCGCCGGCCTCGTGACGTTTCTGTTGGTCATCGGCACGCGCGAATCGGCGACGGTCAACGCGATCCTCGTGGTGATCAAGGTCGCCGCGCTGACGCTGTTCATCATCCTTGCTCTTCCCGTGATGCAGATGGAGAATTTCGAACCCTTCGCACCGTTGGGTATCGGGGGTATCGGCGCCGCCGCCGCATCGATTTTCTTCGCTTATGTGGGCTTCGACGCAGTCTCGACCGCGGCCGAGGAAACCAAAAATCCGCAGCGCAACATGCCGATCGGCCTGATCGGCAGCCTTGCCATCTGCACCATCTTCTACCTGCTCGTCGCTGCGGGCGTCATCGGCACCGTCGGCGCCCAGCCGGTCGGGATCGACGCCGCTGCGGGCCACGCGCTCGAACCCGGCAGCCGCGAACTTGCCGCCGCCTGCGGCGCGATCGGCGATCAGGCCGTCGTCTGTTCAAAGGAGGCGCTGGCGTGGACGCTGCGCGAAATCGGCTGGCCGCAGATCGGTAATCTGATCGGTCTCGCCGCTGGCTTGGCACTGCCTTCGGTCATCCTGATGATGATGTTCGGCCAGACGCGCATCTTTTTCGTGATGAGCCGCGACGGCCTGCTCCCGCAGGCTTTCTCGAAGATCCACCCGAAGTTCAACACGCCGCACGTCATCACGATCATCACCGGCATCGCGGTGGCGCTGTTCGCCGCCTTCTTCCCCGTGGGGCAGCTGGCGAACATCTCGAACTCGGGTACGCTCTTCGCTTTCGCCGCCGTTTCGATCGCGGTGATGGTGATCCGTCGTACGGATCCGGGCCGCCATCGTCCGTTCCGCACGCCGATGATCTATATCACGGCCCCGATTGCGATCATTGGCTGCCTTTATCTCTTCTTCAACCTCGACCAGAAGAGCATCAATCTCTTCCTGATCTGGGCCGCGATCGGTCTGGTCGTCTATTTTGTCTACAGCCGCAAACGCAGCCATGTGGGGCAAGGACGCGTCGAAGTGCACGAAGACGACGCCGATGCGCCGCCGCCGCCGGTGCCGCCGGCACCCTCGTTCCACTGA